The Pseudonocardia sp. HH130630-07 DNA window CCGGACTCGACGTCGTGCACCGCGAAGGCCCGGTCACCGAGCAGCCCCCGCCCGGTCACCGTCGACCGCGACACGGTCTCCCCGAGCATGGATTTCACCGGGTACCGGTGCAGTGAGACGACCGTCATACACCGCTGTCTACCGCGCCCCGGACGGTGCGGGAAGGAAGCCCTCAGCCGAGGATCGCGGCCCGGAGTTCGTCCGCGGATGCGTGCACGACCGCGGCCCCCGCGGCCTCCAGCTCGCCCGGCTCGGCGTAACCCCAGCCCGCGCCGGCACACCGCAGCCCGTGCTCGGCGGCACCGGCGACGTCGTAGCGGCGGTCGCCCACCATCAGCGGTGCCGCGTCCCCGTCGGGGTGCCCGAGCCGGCGCAGTGCCTCACCGACCACGGCCCCCTTGGTCGGCCGGTCGCCGGCCGGGGTGTCGCCGACGGTCTCGGTGAACAGGTCGGCCCAGCCGTGGTGGGCCACGATCTTGCGGGCCGAGGACTCGGCCTTGCTGGTGGCCAGCGCGATCGTCACCCCCGCCTCGTCCAGCTCGCGCAGCAGCTCCTCGACCCCGGGATAGGGGGTCGAGGCGAGCCAGCCGTCCTCGTCGCCGTAGATCCGGCGGTACACCGGGACGACGTCGGCGGCCCCCTGCTCGCCGAGGATCGGCGGCAGCGAGCGGTACATCGGCGGGCCGAGCAGGTGGGTACCCAGCGCGGACTCCGGCACGTCGAGCCCGACCTCGTCGATCGCCCGGCGCAGCGAGCCGAGGATCCCGGGGGCCGAGTCGACGAGGGTGCCGTCGAGATCGAGGAGGATGTGGGTGAGCACGACCCCATTGTGCGGGATCGTGCCGGAGCGCCGTTCTACTGTCGGGCCCATGGCGAACGCACTGTTCGGTCCGCTCTCCGGCGCGGCGCGGGTCGACGGCCTGCTCGACGACGGCGCGTGGCTCGCCGCGTTGCTGGAGGTCGAGCTGGCCCTGTCGGCGGTCGCCGCCGAGCAGGGAGCCGTCCCCGAGGCGGACGCCGACGTCGTGGAGCGGGCGGTGGGCATCGTGGCGGCCACCGACCCCGCGGTGCTGGCCGTCGAGTCCGTCGAGGGCGGCAACCCGGTGATCCCGCTGGTCAAGCGGTTGAAGGCGGCGGCAGAGGGGCTCCGGCCCGGGGCCGCCCGCGCGGTGCACCCCGGCGCGACCAGCCAGGACGTGCTGGACACCGCACTCGTCCTGCTGACCAGGCGGGCCGGGCGGCGGATCGTCGAGGACCTGGCCGCGGCGGCCGGGGCGGCCGCCGGGCTCGCCGCCGCGCACCGGGATACCCCGTGTGCCGCGCGCACGCTCGGCCAGCAGGCCCTGCCGACGACGTTCGGCCTGGTCGCGGCGGGGTGGTGCGCCGGGCTGGACCGGGCCGGGCACGGGCTCTCCCGGGTGCTCGCCGAGCTGCCCGTGCAGTACGGCGGTGCCGCCGGGACGCTGGCCGCGACCCACCCGCACGGCCCGGCGGTCGCCGACGCGCTCGCCGCCCGGCTCGGGCTCGCCGCGGCGAACCTGCCGTGGCACACCGAGCGGACCCGGCTCGGCGAACTGGCCGGAGCGCTCGGCGTGGCCGCCGGGGCGTGCGCGAAACCGGCCTGCGACGTCGTCGCGCTCTCCGCGACCGAGGTGGCGGAGGTCGCCGAGAGCGCACCGGGGGACTCGTCGTCGATGCCGCACAAGCGCAACCCGGCCGCCGCGGTGACCGCCCGCGGGTCGGCGAAGCGGGCGCCCGGCCTGGTCGCGACGCTGCTCGCGGCGATGGAACAGGAGCACCAGCGTGCCGCGGGTGCCTGGCACGCGGAGTGGGAGACGCTGACCGACCTGCTCCGGGTCACCGCCGGGGCCGCCGCCCGGCTGCGGACCTGCCTGGAGGGACTGCAGGTCGACCCGGCGGCGATGGCCCGCAACCTGGCGCTGGCCGCCGGGGTGCAGGGGACCGGGAGCGGTCACGCCGGCGAGCTGGTCGACCGGCTGCTGGCCGCCCGGAGCGGGTGACGCCGCCGCCCGGCACCCCGCGGACGGAACATCGGGTCCCCGGATCCGGTTGCCCGGAACGGCTGGTCCCGCAGTCCCACCCGAGGGAGGCACGGTGAACGGACGTCTGCACCTGGCGGTCGAGCTCGGCGGGGCCGGGCGGCATCCCGGCGCGTGGCGCGCGCCGGGCACCGACCCCGGGCGGTCGCTGGACGCCGCCCACCACCTGGACCTGGTGCGTACCGCCGCCCGTGGCGGGCTCGACCTGGTCACGGTGCCGGACTCGCTGCGGCCGCCGTCCGACGACCCGGACGCCCTGCCCGGCACCCTCGACGCCGTCGCGGTCGCCGCTCGGGTCGCGCCCGCGGTCCCCGGTATCGGGGTGGTCCCGACGGTGACCGTCACCCACACCGAGCCGTTCCACCTCTCGAAGGCGGTCGCGACGCTGGACTTCGTGTCCACCGGCCGGGCCGGCTGGGCCCCCGAGGTGTCCCGCACGGAGGCCGAGGCCGCCCTGTTCGGCCGGACCGGCGCCGCGGCGCCGGCCGCACTGTGGCGGGAGGCGGGGGAGGTCGTCGACGTCGTTGCCCGGCTCTGGGACTCCTGGGAGGACGACGCCGAGATCCGCGACCGGCCGGTTCGTCGACCGGACGAAGCTGCACCACGTCGGCTTCACCGGCGAGACGTTCTCGGTGACCGGTCCGTCGATCACACCGCGGCCCCCGCAGGGCCATCCGCTCACCGTGCTGCGTGGCGACGATCCGGACGCGCTGCCGGTCGCGGCGCGGTTCGCCGACGTCGTCCGGGTCGCCGCGGACTCGGTCGCCGCGGCGGCGGAGAGCCGGGAGCGGGTGCGGGCGGCGGTGGCCGCGGCCGGGCGGGACCCGGAGCGGGTCGCGGTGCTGCTCGACGTCGAGACCCTGCTGGGGACCGGCGCCGGGGAGCGGTTGCGGGTGCTCGACACCCTGGTCCCGGCCGGTACGGCGTCCGGCCCGGCGACGCTGCGCCACGTCGGCGACGCCGGTGAGCTGGCCGAGTTGTTGCGCGACGCCGCCGAGGAGGGCGCCGCCGACGGTTTCGTTCTCGCCCCGCTGGTCCTGCCGTCGGGCGTCGAGGAGATCGTGGACGACCTGCTGCCCGCGCTCGGCGACGTCTGGGTCCGGGCCCCGTACGACCGGACGCTGCGCGGGCGGTTCGGTCTCACCCGCCCGGAGAACCGCTACGCGGCAGGATGACGACGGCGGATGGCAGGAACGGCCGTCGACGGTGCGTTCCTGCCGTCCTACTCTCCGGTCCATGCTGCGCAGCGTGTCCGTGCTGGTCCTCGACGAGCTCGCGGTCTTCGAGTTCGGCGTGCTGTGCGAGGTCTTCGGCATCGACCGCTCCGACGACGGGCTCCCCGTCCTCGACTGGGCCGTGTGCGGCATGGAACCCGGCCGCCCGGTGACGACGGCCGGTGCCGGCATCACGATCACCCCGCCGTCGGGTCTGGACGCGCTCGCGGGCGCCGACCTGGTGTGCGTCGCGGCGACCGGCCTGCGGGACTACCCGCCGGCCGCGCTGGCGGCCGTGCGCTCCGCACACGCCGCGGGCGCGGTCGTCATGTCGGTCTGCTCGGGGTGTTCCTGCTCGGCGCGGCGGGCCTGCTCGACGGCCGGCGCTGCACCGTGCACTGGAAGCACGCCGCGGAGCTGCGCGCGACGCACCCGGAGGCCGTCGTCGAGGCCGACGCGCTGTTCGTCGACGACGGCGACCTGGTCACCGGGGCCGGCACCGCGGCCGGGATCGACGCCTGCCTGCACCTCGTGCGCCGCGAGCTGGGCGGTGCGGTCGCGAACGGGATCGCCCGCCGGATGGTCGTGCCGCCGCAGCGCGAGGGCGGTCAGCGCCAGTTCGTCGAGCTGCCGGTCCCGGCCTGCACGGCCGACTCGCTGGCGCCGGTGCTGGCCTGGCTGCTGGAGAACCTGCACACCGAGCACTCCGTCGCCGCGCTCGCCCGCCGCGCGGCCATGTCGGAGCGGACCTTCGCCCGGCGCTTCGTCGAGGAGACCGGCACCACGCCGCACCGCTGGCTGTCGGCGCAGCGCGTGCTCTACGCGCGGACCCTGCTGGAGGAGACGGACCTGGGCATGGACGCCGTCGCCGCCCGCGCCGGGTTCGGCACGGCCGCGCTGCTGCGGCACCACTTCCGGCGGGCACTCGGTGTGACCCCGGCCGACTACCGCAGCACCTTCCGCTGCGACCGGGACGACCGCCGCCCGGCGTGAGGGAGGTGCCCGCTTCCCGGCGTGAGAGAGGTGCCCGCTTCCCGGCGTGAGGGAGTGCACAGCGGCCCGTCGCACCGCGGCGTGCGGTGGTGTCGCACGATGTCGGGTATGTCCACCACCACGCCCGGACCATCCACCCGCGAGCGGATGCGACGTGCCCCGGTCGAGACCGGACTGGGGATGACGCCCGACCCGGCGTCGACCCGGGAGCGGGTCCGGCTCCGCGTCCCGCTGGGCGAGGGCGTGCGTGACGCCGCGGGCCGGGTCCTCCCGGTGCTGCCCGCGCTGCTCGCCGACTCCGGGATCGGCTACCTGGTGTTCTCCACCGCCCGGCTGACCGCCGGCGCCCCCACGGTGGACCTGCGGCTCGACCTCACCGGTGTCCCGGCGCCGGACTCCCGGTGGCTGGTCGCCGACCTGACGCTGCTGCAGCTCGACGGCGAGATCGGCGTCGGCCGCGCGGAGATGCACGACGACACCGGTGCGCCGGTCGCCCACGCGGTCGTCACGATGGCCCTGACCGGGGTGCCGGACCGGCCGGGCAGGCTCGCGACCGCCGATCCCGTCCCGGCGGCCTCGGGCCCGGACGCCTCCGGCACGGGCGACGACACCGACTTCCGCGCCGAGCTGCCGCCGTTCGACCCGTCCCGGCTGGTGCCGGAGAACCTGGAGGCCGACGGCGGCAGCACCGGCGACGTGCTGTTCACCCCCGGCCCGTCGACGGTGAACCTCAACGGCACCACGCACGGCGCCGTCCTCACCGGCATCGGTGCGGCCGCCCAGACCCGGTTCCTCGCCGACCCGGACGCCCGGCCGCTGTCGCTGACCGCGGACTTCCTGCGCCCGGTCCAGGTGGACACCGAGCTGCGGGTACGGACCACGCCGGTCCGCGAGGGCCGCCGGTTCTGGGCGCTGCGCACCGAGCTCCTGCTCCCCGACGGCCGGGCCGCGGTGCGGGTGACCGGCGCGGGGATCCGGCGCGCGAGGTGACCACGGGGCCCGGCCGGGACTGTTAGCGTCGTCACCGTCGGCCGAGCCGGAGGTGCGATCGTGACGTCGGAGCAGGGACCCAGCCCGCGGCCGTACCGGGTGGCGGTGATCGGGTCCGGGCCGTCCGGGCTGTACACGGCGGAGGCGCTGCTGGCCGGTGACGCCGGGGTGCACGTCGACGTGTTCGACCGGCTCCCCGCGCCGTACGGCCTGGTCCGCTACGGCGTCGCGCCGGACCACCTCAAGATGAAGTCGGTCATCCGGGCGCTGGTCTCGACCTTCGACGACACCGCCCGGGTCCGGTTCCTGGGGAACGTGCACGTCGGGACGGCGGCACCGGGCACGGTGGCGCTGCCGCCGGAGGTGCTCCGCGAGCACTACCACGCCGTGGTGCACGCCACCGGCAGCGCGGTGGACCGGGACCTCGGCATCGAGGGGGAGGACCTGGCCGGGTCCGTCGGGTCGGGCGCGTTCGTGTCCTGGTACTGCGGTCACCCGGACGCCGCGGCCGCCGATCCCGCGCTCGACGGCGCCGGTGCGGTGGTCGTCGGCGCGGGGAACGTGGCGATCGACGTCGCCCGCGTGCTGTCCCGCCCGGCCGCCGACCTCGCCGCCACCGACCTGCACGACACCGTCCTCGACCGGTTGCACGCCAGCGGGGTGACCGACGTGCACGTGCTCGTGCGACGCGGCCCGCAGCACGTCCGGTTCACCCCGCCCGAGCTGCGTGCGCTCGCCGCGCTCGACGACGTCGAGGTCCGGGTGCACGACGACGGCCTGCTCGCCGCCGGGGTCCCCGAGCCGCCGGAGCGCCGGATGCGCCAGGTGCTGCAGACCCTGACGGCGTGGGCGGCGGACCCGCCCGGTGCGGGTGCCCGCCGGCGGATCCACCTGCGCTTCCTGCGCAGCCCCCAGCGCCTGCTCCCCGACGGCGACGGCCGGGTCCGGGCGGTACGGGTGGTCCGCAACGAGATCACCCCGGACGGCGGCGTCCGGCCGACGGGGGAGACGGCGGAGCTGGCGGCCGGGCTGGTGGTCCGGGCGATCGGCTATACCGGGGAACCGGTACCGGGCCTGCCGTTCGACGCGGCGAGCGGCACGGTCCCGCACGAGCACGGACGGGTCGTGCTCGGCGGGGAACCGGTGCGCGGCAGCTACGTGACCGGCTGGATCAAACGCGGCCCGACCGGGGTCATCGGCACGAACAAGGCCGACGGTGCCGAGACCGCGGCCTCGGTGCTGGCCGACCTGCCCCGGCTCGGCACCCCGCCGCGGCCCGGCGGGGACGCCGTCCTCGACCGGATGCGGGACCTCGGGCTGGAGCCGGTGCTGTGGGACGACTGGCTCCGCCTCGACGCCGCCGAGCGCGCACTGGGTGAGCGCCGCGGAGGCACCGAGCGGGTCAAGATCGCCGAACGGGCGGCGATGCTGGACGCGGCCCGCGGGCGATCGACCACGAGCCGCTGACGCAGCGCCGGCAGGATCAGTACGGGTCGACCGCGAGGACGCACGGCATCGCCAGCAGGCGGGTGCCGAACTCGTCGGCCTCGGCCGGGGTCATCGACATCGTGCAGGTGACCGCGCTCTCGGCGACGCCCTCGCGGACGTCGACGGAGAACTCGCGCAGGGTGCGACCGCAGGTCTGCAACGCCGTGGCGACCTGCATGACGCCGTCGATCCCGTCGCCGGTGACGACGGTGTGCCGGCGGGGCATCCGGGAGGCGATGTCCTCCAGACGGCCGGACGGGACGGGGAAAGTGAAGGAGACCGGACGGTCGGTGGTGATGCTCATGATGGGAAGGCTCCGTGCGTCACGAGGAGAAACGGGGGCGTGAACGCGAGCCAGGTCTCGAAGTACTGAGGGTGCGCCCGGGATCCGGCGCGGCGCGTCGGCGGTCCTGGATCAGCCGACGCGCTGTGCTACTACCGCACCGAGTGCGAGCAGCGGTGCGGCCGGAGCGAGGGTGTGCTCGACGGAACGCATGGCCATCACGGTAGCAACCGGATGCGGCCTGCGCCACACCACATCCGGGGACCGGTCCCGGTGGCGCCGTCGGCGCCGGCGGTCGGTGAGGCACTAGCCTGGGCCGCGACCCGCCGCCGTCCGAGGGGAGACCCGACGTGATCACCGCGATCGTCCTGGTGCACACCGCAGCCGACCGGATCCCCGAGACCGCGCAGGCGATCGCGGAACTGGACGGGGTGGCGGAGGTGTACTCCTGCGCCGGGGACGTCGATCTCGTCGCCATCGTCAAGGTGCGCGAGCACGAGCAGCTCGCCGACATCATCGCCGGGAAGCTGAGCAAGGTCGACGGCGTCGTGGGCACCGACACCCACATCGCGTTCCGCTCGTACTCCAAGGCCGACACCGACGCGGCCTACTCCATCGGCCTGGACTGACCCCGCGGGCCCCGGCCAGGGTGCACTCATGGAGCTTCGGCCCGGTATGGCGAGGCTGAAGCTCCATGAGTACACCCCGGCGGGGCACGGTGCGGCAGGGATCAGGCGGTGTGTGCCAGCTCGGTGGACAGGGCGGCCCAGCGGGTGAGCAGGTCCGCCGCGGCGCCGGAGTCGATCGCCCGGGCCGCCGTCTCCATCGCCCCGGCCACGGCTCCGGACAGGTCGGCGCCGACGCCCTCGTAGGCGGCGAGCGCGCCGGCCGCGTTGAGCAGCACCGTCTCCCGCACCGGGCCGGGCTTGCCGGCCACGAGGTCACGCACCACGGCCGCGTTGACCGCGGGCGAACCGCCGCGCAGCTGCTCGGCGGTGACCGGCCGCACCCCGATGGCCACCGGGTCCAGCGTCTCCCGCCGGACCGACCCGTCGGGGGAGGTGATCCAGACCGAGCTCGTCGTCGTGGTGGTCAGCTCGTCCAGGCCGTCGTCGCCGCACACCACGAGCACGGTCTTGCCGCGCCGGGCGAAGACCTCGGCCATCGTCGCGGCGTGCCGCGGGTCGGCGCAGCCGATCAGCCCGGACTGCGGCTGGGCCGGGTTGGACAGCGGCCCCAGCAGGTTCATCGCGGTGGGGACGCCGAGCTCGCGGCGCACCCCACCTGCGTAGCGCATCGCGGGGTGGAACGCCTGCGCGAAGCAGAACCCGATGCCGAGCTCGGCGACGCACCGCTCCACCGCGGCCGGGCCCAGCTCGATCGCGACGCCGAGCTCCTCGAGCACGTCCGCGGTGCCGGACGCCGACGACGCGGCCCGCCCGCCGTGCTTGACCACCGGGGCCCCGGCGGCCGCCGCGACGATCGCCGCCATCGTCGAGATGTTGACGGTCTGCGCCTGGTCGCCACCGGTGCCGACGACGTCGAGCGCGCGCCCGGGCACCTCCACCCGCAACGCGTGCGACAGCATCGCGTCCGCCATCCCGGAGACCTCGGCCGGCGTCTCGCCCTTCGCACGCAGGGCGACCAGGAACCCGGCCAGCTGCGCGGGCGTCGCCTCCCCGGCGAAGACCCGGTCCATCGCCCAGGCCGACTCCTCGGTGCTCACGTCGTCGCCACGCATCAGACGGCCGATCAGCCACGGCCAGGTCGGTGCGGTCACGGGCGTGCTGCCCTCCGTGCTCGGTGCGGTCTCGATACAGGTCCCGGTACGGCCCGGGACGTCACTCGGTGCTGGTCAGGGACCCGGCCCGGTGGTCGCGCAGCACCTGCGCGACCACCTCGGCGGACTCGATCGGGTCCAGCGGGTGGACGAGCACCGCGTCGGCCTGCGACCAGGTCGCGAGCCAGCGGTCGTCGCGGCGGCGGACCGTCAGGACGATCGGCGGGCAGTCCTCGATCTCGTGCCGGAGCTGCTTCGCCACCCCCATGCCGCCGGTCGGCTGGGCCTCCCCGTCGAGGACGAGCAGGTCGGCCTCCCCGGCGTCGCAGGCCGCGAGGACCTCGGCGATACCGGCGGCCTCCACGTACCGCACCCGGCCCACGTCCGGCGCCGGACGCCGCCCGACCGCCTGGATGATGCTCTCGCGGACCTCGGGACGGTGGCTGTAGACGAGGACGGTGCTGGTGCCCGTCGCCCCTGCCGTGCCACCGGCCGCGCCGCCGATCTCTGCCGCTGCTCCGCTCGCCACGTGCGCGATACTAGGGGAACCCGCCGACACCACCGAACCTCTGCCCGGCGAGCGGCCCGTGCGGGCCGCATACCTCCTGATCATGGGTGCCGTTCGCCGATCGTGATGCGCCAACGGGTATCCCGACAAGCCGTAGAAGTTGGGCTCGGGTCATAATGCCCGACGTGACGACAGCGGCACCCACCATCAGCGCGCGGATCCACTCGCTGAACCGCCCGAACCTGGTCAGCATCGGCACCATCGTCTGGCTCTCCAGTGAGCTGATGTTCTTCGCCGGGTTGTTCGCGATGTACTTCACCGCGCGGGCGCAGAACGACGGCCCATGGCCGCCGCCGCCCACCCATCTGAACGTCCCGTACGCACTGGCGATCACGGTCGTCCTGGTCGCGTCGTCGTTCACCTGCCAGTTCGGCGTGTTCGCGGCCGAGCGCGGCGACGTGTTCGGCCTGCGGCGCTGGTACCTGCTGACGCTGGCGATGGGCACGTTCTTCGTCATCGGGCAGGCCTACGAGTACTACGAGCTGGTCCACTCCGGCACGACCATCCCGTCCAGCGCCTACGGGACGGTCTTCTACATGGCGACGGGCTTCCACGGCCTGCACGTCATCGGTGGGCTGGTCGCCTTCGTCTACCTGATCATCCGCACGAAGCTCAGCAAGTTCACCCCGGCGCAGGCCACCGCGGCGATCGTCGTGTCCTACTACTGGCACTTCGTCGACGTGGTGTGGATCGGGCTGTTCGTCGTCATCTACTTCATCCGGTAGCGGGCCGAGCCCGACACCCGTCCCACCAGACTGCCCACCCGCCACGACGTCGAGGTTGGAAGACCCCCAGCGATGACCGAGAACCCCGAGGGCGCTGTGAACGCGGCCCAGAACCCACCACCGGGCAACCGGCCGGACCGGAAGGCCACCGGCCGGAAGCGTCCGCACGGCAAGATGCGCCGCCGGATCGCGGGCGCACTCGCCATCGGCCTGGGCCTGCTGTCCGTCGGTTTCCTCTACGCCGCGCTGGCGCCGCAGCCGCAGCTCGCGCAGGCGCAGCCGAACGCCGAGCTGATCGCCAAGGGCGAGGAGCTCTACAACAACACCTGCATCACGTGTCACGGCTCCAACCTGCA harbors:
- a CDS encoding response regulator → MGGAAGGTAGATGTSTVLVYSHRPEVRESIIQAVGRRPAPDVGRVRYVEAAGIAEVLAACDAGEADLLVLDGEAQPTGGMGVAKQLRHEIEDCPPIVLTVRRRDDRWLATWSQADAVLVHPLDPIESAEVVAQVLRDHRAGSLTSTE
- a CDS encoding HAD hydrolase-like protein, which codes for MLTHILLDLDGTLVDSAPGILGSLRRAIDEVGLDVPESALGTHLLGPPMYRSLPPILGEQGAADVVPVYRRIYGDEDGWLASTPYPGVEELLRELDEAGVTIALATSKAESSARKIVAHHGWADLFTETVGDTPAGDRPTKGAVVGEALRRLGHPDGDAAPLMVGDRRYDVAGAAEHGLRCAGAGWGYAEPGELEAAGAAVVHASADELRAAILG
- the ctaE gene encoding aa3-type cytochrome oxidase subunit III, which gives rise to MPDVTTAAPTISARIHSLNRPNLVSIGTIVWLSSELMFFAGLFAMYFTARAQNDGPWPPPPTHLNVPYALAITVVLVASSFTCQFGVFAAERGDVFGLRRWYLLTLAMGTFFVIGQAYEYYELVHSGTTIPSSAYGTVFYMATGFHGLHVIGGLVAFVYLIIRTKLSKFTPAQATAAIVVSYYWHFVDVVWIGLFVVIYFIR
- a CDS encoding lyase family protein, which translates into the protein MANALFGPLSGAARVDGLLDDGAWLAALLEVELALSAVAAEQGAVPEADADVVERAVGIVAATDPAVLAVESVEGGNPVIPLVKRLKAAAEGLRPGAARAVHPGATSQDVLDTALVLLTRRAGRRIVEDLAAAAGAAAGLAAAHRDTPCAARTLGQQALPTTFGLVAAGWCAGLDRAGHGLSRVLAELPVQYGGAAGTLAATHPHGPAVADALAARLGLAAANLPWHTERTRLGELAGALGVAAGACAKPACDVVALSATEVAEVAESAPGDSSSMPHKRNPAAAVTARGSAKRAPGLVATLLAAMEQEHQRAAGAWHAEWETLTDLLRVTAGAAARLRTCLEGLQVDPAAMARNLALAAGVQGTGSGHAGELVDRLLAARSG
- a CDS encoding Lrp/AsnC family transcriptional regulator, translated to MITAIVLVHTAADRIPETAQAIAELDGVAEVYSCAGDVDLVAIVKVREHEQLADIIAGKLSKVDGVVGTDTHIAFRSYSKADTDAAYSIGLD
- a CDS encoding FAD-dependent oxidoreductase; translated protein: MTSEQGPSPRPYRVAVIGSGPSGLYTAEALLAGDAGVHVDVFDRLPAPYGLVRYGVAPDHLKMKSVIRALVSTFDDTARVRFLGNVHVGTAAPGTVALPPEVLREHYHAVVHATGSAVDRDLGIEGEDLAGSVGSGAFVSWYCGHPDAAAADPALDGAGAVVVGAGNVAIDVARVLSRPAADLAATDLHDTVLDRLHASGVTDVHVLVRRGPQHVRFTPPELRALAALDDVEVRVHDDGLLAAGVPEPPERRMRQVLQTLTAWAADPPGAGARRRIHLRFLRSPQRLLPDGDGRVRAVRVVRNEITPDGGVRPTGETAELAAGLVVRAIGYTGEPVPGLPFDAASGTVPHEHGRVVLGGEPVRGSYVTGWIKRGPTGVIGTNKADGAETAASVLADLPRLGTPPRPGGDAVLDRMRDLGLEPVLWDDWLRLDAAERALGERRGGTERVKIAERAAMLDAARGRSTTSR
- a CDS encoding LLM class flavin-dependent oxidoreductase; this encodes MPGSGTPGRTTPRSATGRFVDRTKLHHVGFTGETFSVTGPSITPRPPQGHPLTVLRGDDPDALPVAARFADVVRVAADSVAAAAESRERVRAAVAAAGRDPERVAVLLDVETLLGTGAGERLRVLDTLVPAGTASGPATLRHVGDAGELAELLRDAAEEGAADGFVLAPLVLPSGVEEIVDDLLPALGDVWVRAPYDRTLRGRFGLTRPENRYAAG
- the trpD gene encoding anthranilate phosphoribosyltransferase translates to MTAPTWPWLIGRLMRGDDVSTEESAWAMDRVFAGEATPAQLAGFLVALRAKGETPAEVSGMADAMLSHALRVEVPGRALDVVGTGGDQAQTVNISTMAAIVAAAAGAPVVKHGGRAASSASGTADVLEELGVAIELGPAAVERCVAELGIGFCFAQAFHPAMRYAGGVRRELGVPTAMNLLGPLSNPAQPQSGLIGCADPRHAATMAEVFARRGKTVLVVCGDDGLDELTTTTTSSVWITSPDGSVRRETLDPVAIGVRPVTAEQLRGGSPAVNAAVVRDLVAGKPGPVRETVLLNAAGALAAYEGVGADLSGAVAGAMETAARAIDSGAAADLLTRWAALSTELAHTA
- a CDS encoding PaaI family thioesterase, which encodes MSTTTPGPSTRERMRRAPVETGLGMTPDPASTRERVRLRVPLGEGVRDAAGRVLPVLPALLADSGIGYLVFSTARLTAGAPTVDLRLDLTGVPAPDSRWLVADLTLLQLDGEIGVGRAEMHDDTGAPVAHAVVTMALTGVPDRPGRLATADPVPAASGPDASGTGDDTDFRAELPPFDPSRLVPENLEADGGSTGDVLFTPGPSTVNLNGTTHGAVLTGIGAAAQTRFLADPDARPLSLTADFLRPVQVDTELRVRTTPVREGRRFWALRTELLLPDGRAAVRVTGAGIRRAR